From the Theropithecus gelada isolate Dixy chromosome 16, Tgel_1.0, whole genome shotgun sequence genome, the window NNNNNNNNNNNNNNNNNNNNNNNNNNNNNNNNNNNNNNNNNNNNNNNNNNNNNNNNNNNNNNNNNNNNNNNNNNNNNNNNNNNNNNNNNNNNNNNNNNNNNNNNNNNNNNNNNNNNNNNNNNNNNNNNNNNNNNNNNNNNNNNNNNNNNNNNNNNNNNNNNNNNNNNNNNNNNNNNNNNNNNNNNNNNNNNNNNNNNNNNNNNNNNNNNNNNNNNNNNNNNNNNNNNNNNNNNNNNNNNNNNNNNNNNNNNNNNNNNNNNNNNNNNNNNNNNNNNNNNNNNNNNNNNNNNNNNNNNNNNNNNNNNNNNNNNNNNNNNNNNNNNNNNNNNNNNNNNNNNNNNNNNNNNNNNNNNNNNNNNNNNNNNNNNNNNNNNNNNNNNNNNNNNNNNNNNNNNNNNNNNNNNNNNNNNNNNNNNNNNNNNNNNNNNNNNNNNNNNNNNNNNNNNNNNNNNNNNNNNNNNNNNNNNNNNNNNNNNNNNNNNNNNNNNNNNNNNNNNNNNNNNNNNNNNNNNNNNNNNNNNNNNNNNNNNNNNNNNNNNNNNNNNNNNNNNNNNNNNNNNNNNNNNNNNNNNNNNNNNNNNNNNNNNNNNNNNNNNNNNNNNNNNNNNNNNNNNNNNNNNNNNNNNNNNNNNNNNNNNNNNNNNNNNNNNNNNNNNNNNNNNNNNNNNNNNNNNNNNNNNNNNNNNNNNNNNNNNNNNNNNNNNNNNNNNNNNNNNNNNNNNNNNNNNNNNNNNNNNNNNNNNNNNNNNNNNNNNNNNNNNNNNNNNNNNNNNNNNNNNNNNNNNNNNNNNNNNNNNNNNNNNNNNNNNNNNNNNNNNNNNNNNNNNNNNNNNNNNNNNNNNNNNNNNNNNNNNNNNNNNNNNNNNNNNNNNNNNNNNNNNNNNNNNNNNNNNNNNNNNNNNNNNNNNNNNNNNNNNNNNNNNNNNNNNNNNNNNNNNNNNNNNNNNNNNNNNNNNNNNNNNNNNNNNNNNNNNNNNNNNNNNNNNNNNNNNNNNNNNNNNNNNNNNNNNNNNNNNNNNNNNNNNNNNNNNNNNNNNNNNNNNNNNNNNNNNNNNNNNNNNNNNNNNNNNNNNNNNNNNNNNNNNNNNNNNNNNNNNNNNNNNNNNNNNNNNNNNNNNNNNNNNNNNNNNNNNNNNNNNNNNNNNNNNNNNNNNNNNNNNNNNNNNNNNNNNNNNNNNNNNNNNNNNNNNNNNNNNNNNNNNNNNNNNNNNNNNNNNNNNNNNNNNNNNNNNNNNNNNNNNNNNNNNNNNNNNNNNNNNNNNNNNNNNNNNNNNNNNNNNNNNNNNNNNNNNNNNNNNNNNNNNNNNNNNNNNNNNNNNNNNNNNNNNNNNNNNNNNNNNNNNNNNNNNNNNNNNNNNNNNNNNNNNNNNNNNNNNNNNNNNNNNNNNNNNNNNNNNNNNNNNNNNNNNNNNNNNNNNNNNNNNNNNNNNNNNNNNNNNNNNNNNNNNNNNNNNNNNNNNNNNNNNNNNNNNNNNNNNNNNNNNNNNNNNNNNNNNNNNNNNNNNNNNNNNNNNNNNNNNNNNNNNNNNNNNNNNNNNNNNNNNNNNNNNNNNNNNNNNNNNNNNNNNNNNNNNNNNNNNNNNNNNNNNNNNNNNNNNNNNNNNNNNNNNNNNNNNNNNNNNNNNNNNNNNNNNNNNNNNNNNNNNNNNNNNNNNNNNNNNNNNNNNNNNNNNNNNNNNNNNNNNNNNNNNNNNNNNNNNNNNNNNNNNNNNNNNNNNNNNNNNNNNNNNNNNNNNNNNNNNNNNNNNNNNNNNNNNNNNNNNNNNNNNNNNNNNNNNNNNNNNNNNNNNNNNNNNNNNNNNNNNNNNNNNNNNNNNNNNNNNNNNNNNNNNNNNNNNNNNNNNNNNNNNNNNNNNNNNNNNNNNNNNNNNNNNNNNNNNNNNNNNNNNNNNNNNNNNNNNNNNNNNNNNNNNNNNNNNNNNNNNNNNNNNNNNNNNNNNNNNNNNNNNNNNNNNNNNNNNNNNNNNNNNNNNNNNNNNNNNNNNNNNNNNNNNNNNNNNNNNNNNNNNNNNNNNNNNNNNNNNNNNNNNNNNNNNNNNNNNNNNNNNNNNNNNNNNNNNNNNNNNNNNNNNNNNNNNNNNNNNNNNNNNNNNNNNNNNNNNNNNNNNNNNNNNNNNNNNNNNNNNNNNNNNNNNNNNNNNNNNNNNNNNNNNNNNNNNNNNNNNNNNNNNNNNNNNNNNNNNNNNNNNNNNNNNNNNNNNNNNNNNNNNNNNNNNNNNNNNNNNNNNNNNNNNNNNNNNNNNNNNNNNNNNNNNNNNNNNNNNNNNNNNNNNNNNNNNNNNNNNNNNNNNNNNNNNNNNNNNNNNNNNNNNNNNNNNNNNNNNNNNNNNNNNNNNNNNNNNNNNNNNNNNNNNNNNNNNNNNNNNNNNNNNNNNNNNNNNNNNNNNNNNNNNNNNNNNNNNNNNNNNNNNNNNNNNNNNNNNNNNNNNNNNNNNNNNNNNNNNNNNNNNNNNNNNNNNNNNNNNNNNNNNNNNNNNNNNNNNNNNNNNNNNNNNNNNNNNNNNNNNNNNNNNNNNNNNNNNNNNNNNNNNNNNNNNNNNNNNNNNNNNNNNNNNNNNNNNNNNNNNNNNNNNNNNNNNNNNNNNNNNNNNNNNNNNNNNNNNNNNNNNNNNNNNNNNNNNNNNNNNNNNNNNNNNNNNNNNNNNNNNNNNaaaaaaaaaaaaaaaaaaaaaagttgactttgggaggccaacgtgggtggatcacttgagctcaggagtttgagatcagattggacaaaaaagcaagaccctgtctctacgaaaattagccgggcctagtgGCATGCgcttggagtcccagctactggggaggctgaggtggaaggatcacctgagccctgggagttcaggcttcagtgaaccaagatcacaccactgcactctggcctgggcaacagagtgagaccctgtccccaaaaaagaaagaaagaaaagacaaatgtcCCTTTGTCCACGCTGAGCTGTTAGCGCTGAACGCGGCCTGTGCTGTGGAATCCCACGTGGGCGCGTCCGATGTCCTTGCCTCCTGTCTGTCGGCCTGTGCTGTGGAATCCCACGTGGGCGCGTCCGATGTCCTTGCCTCCTGTCTGTCGGCCTGCCTGTTTCCCATTCCATTTGTGTTATCCTCGAACAGTATCTGTAATTGTGCAACTTCATGTAAATAGTGTCATCGTGAATGTATTGTTTTGCAAATGCCTTTTTTCATCCAGCATCATCTGTTGCTTTTCATCCATGTTGACAAGTGTGTTGTCCAGAAGTTTACAACCAGGGGTGGTTCCCTTTCCCAGTGGGCTTGTGCCGATACGTGTGGGTTTCAGGTTGTCACAATGACGAGGAACCACCAATGGCCTTGAAAGGGCCAGGACCAGGGATGCCAGCCTGTCAGCAGGGCACACAGCAGCCAGGATGTCTCCGACCCCAAGGCGGAGTCTCCATGGGGCTCTTTGTGGGCCAGGGGGCTGCTCCTTGTGGGCGGCGGGGGCTCCTTGTGGATGGGTATTTGGTGAGTCCAAGGGCTCTGAGCTGTCCTGGCCACTCCTGGTGCTCATGCCTGGGGAGGGGTGCTGCTGGCTCTGAGCCTTCAGCCAACCTTCCCCACCCCTCGCCTGGACCCCTGTGGTGGCCAACAGGATCTGGTCTTGGTGGAGGTGCTTTGCCTTGGACTCCACTGCGGTCAAAcagcctttatttcttcatttttgacatttgtgtttttacttacgtaatttttaatattctttatagtctatagttttccatttgcttcctCCATGTTTTCAAATTATGTTACTTTTATAGTAAGAACAATGAAgtatcaggctgggtgcggtggctcacgcctgtaatcccgtcactttgggaggccaaggcagacggatcacctgcagtcaggagtttgggaccagtctggccaacatggtgaaactccttctctactaaaaccacaaaaattagccgggcgtggtggcgggcgcctgtagtcccagctactcaggaggctgaggcaggagaatcgcttgaacccggtaggtggaggttgcagtgagccgagattgcgcggctgcactccagcctgagcgacagagcgagactccatctcaaaaaaaagaaagatgaggtaTCAGAGGAACACTTAAAAGCACTGAGAATCTTTAAATCTAGTAAATTTAATACAAAATGTGTTAActtcaatattcttttttgtttgcttttttaaatacaGGATGATTCAAAGCCACCTTACTCCTATGCACAACTAATAGTACAAGCAATTACAATGGCTCCGGACAAACAGCTCACCCTGAACGGAATTTATACGCACATCACTAAAAATTATCCCTACTATAGGACTGCGGACAAGGGCTGGCAGGTAAATGCCTTTCAGTTTGTTGTTAAATAGAGGCCGATTGATACTGAGAAGAAAGTTGAGTGGCTGCTGTACTTAACACAGGCACAAGTTAGGAAGGTAGAaggtggcggggtgggggggggggcgggggcggtgGTTGGAACCTCCTGTGCTGAGAGGAAGAGGAGTTGGGGCTGGTGCTGCCATGCTCTGCCTCACCTTCCTCGCGTGGAGCAGAAGGAAACATGGTTCTGGAAGAGCATCTAGGCCTGCGTGCTTTACTGTTGTGGAAATTCATGCGTCCGCACAGGATTTGTGAAGTGTGGATTGTCTGAGATATTTCCCTTTGACCAGTGCAGTTCATATTTGAAATGTAGGAAAAATTTGAAACCCAGCCTATCCTTCCCTTTGgcattctcctctcttcctcatcTAGTCCTGCTAATGGACAGAAGTTTTGAAGTTTGCAGAAACAGTTTTCAAACCATGTTTTACCAAGGAACACGTAGAAGACATCTTAACCAGTTGGTCGGAATATAAAACAGATGAACGTGGTGTGCCCTGTCTCAGCCGGGGAGCCCACCTGCTCGTGGAACCCCAGGGCTGCCTCCAAAAAACACTCTGAAATCTGCAAAATGTTCCCTTTGGTCAGCTCACACACCAATAATTTTAACCCTTTAGACTATGtaggttttttctctttctgtgttatCTGTGTTGTGTTGGCTGTTTACTGGATGTATACGAGAATCTTGCTATTTGAGATAATTTGGCAGTGGGTAGGTTTGAAATATAGCATATTAAAAACATAGCAAGAGAAGAAATGTATGCATGCTTATAGTTTTTTAATTCGTTAAGTAACCAGGAATATCTATAGAATTTCTTTGAGGCTTTCATGTAATGATTAAATGATCCTTAAAAAAACGTCTAAACTGCATGGCTTAGTGATGAGGGTGGTGCAGGGGCACctgttttctgtttattgaaGGGAAAAACCTTTTCTCTTTTAACCGCAGATGTATAAACATGTTATATTGAAAAATAGCCCACCAGCCGGGCATagtaactcatgcctgtgatcccagcactttgggagctgaggcaggtggatcacgtgactCTAGGATTTCGAgcgcagcctgggcaacatggcgagactctgtctctacaaaaaaaaaaaaaaaattagctgagtgtgttgggtcacacctgtagtcccagctactccggaggccaaggtgggagaatcacctgagcccaggaagcagaggctctatcgtaaaaagaaaagaaagcctacCAGCCACGTCTTCCATATTTCCCTTGTGGAGGGGCTTGGGGGTCTTTAGTCATGGAAGGTACAGAATGAGACCCAACCTCCCCTCGACCCACTTGGTGCACCCCATGCCTGGAGTGTCTGTGCCCggccctgcccacctccctgTTTACAGCAAGGGGGCATCTCTTAATTGACCATTCGGAAAATGCCGGATTCGGAGAGTTGTTCATATCCAGCCATGTCAGGGTCTCTTAACACATCGCGTGCTGAATTCTGGCCGTATTTActctattttaatctttttataaaaGTGAGGCTGTGCTTCAGactatatgtgtacacacacacacacatacgtactAACACACAACCAGACGATAACTTCTACCCATGTTCCAGTGGCCATGGCTTTATGGCTTCGTCAAGGAGAGAAACGCCACATGGAGTCCAGCTGGCTCTGGGGGAGTGTGTGAGGATCCCTCAGAGTTTAAGTGCAGCTTATTCTGATGGTTTGAAGTACCAGTTACCTGGGGCTTTGTGAGTATGTGTTTCTAAGAAGCTTTATTAGACTTTAATCTGTTTCTCTTAAGTGGTATTTCCGTGTGTTTTTTTCTAACATCTGTTTATTTGAGAACTACCTATGAATAGGACAAGGCTTTCTTGCTAAAGAGGGTGGATGGATAAAGGCCCGGCCTCAGTTTTGGGGGTGCCCTAGTCAGGAAGTCAGGACATGCCTTTTGGGGAGCAGAGCCCTTGGAGCAAGGCTGTTCTGGACCACATTCGCGAAGTGGCGAGGACCCCATGGGACCGATCCCTCATGCATGCACTGCTTTCTGTCATCTGTTGCAGGTGCCTGCACAGCCCACGTAGGCAGGGAATGACAGACTAGCACACATCAGGCACCCCTCTCTGCTGAACTGCTATTAAACTTGTTTCtgttgaaacattttctttcctgtctAGATCAAGGTCTGTAAGTCTACAGCTGCATCTCTTGCCCCAGTAAGGCCGCTCCTGTGTCATTTCACACCTCGTGGCTCCAGCTAATTTAGCAGGAGAGGGATGAGTTTCTCCAGATTCCCCTTAGTTCATGGACACCtactatctctctcttttttttctgagacagagttttgctcttgttgccctggctggagtgcagtggtgcgatctcggctcactgcaacctccacctcccaggttcaagcgattctcctgcctcagcctcatgagtagctgggattacaggcatgagccaccacaccaagctacttttgtgtttttagtagagacagggtttctccatgttggtcaggctggtcttgaactcctgacctcaggtgatctgcctgccttggtctcccaaagtgttgggattacaggcatgagccaccacacccggccaatgtACTCTTAATTTCTTTCTGTCCTCAGCTGTATCCTTGGCTGTTGGAATACTGACCCTCACGGGCTGTTCCTCTGCCATGAGATTCTCTGAGCTGCCCTTCCCAGTGCGTCAGACCTTATTCTGACCTTGTCCCTCTTGGCTTAAAACAAAAGCGAGGTGTTTTGCATTGTCTACCAATGGTGTGGCTTTTTGGTCAATCCTCAGAGGATATCCGAGGGTGAAATGAGACGGTCTGAGGACATCCGAGGGAGAAATGAGACGGTCTGAGGACATCCGAGGGTGAAATGAGACGGTCTGAGGACATCCGAGGGAGAAATGAGACGGTCTGAGGACATGTGGGGGTGAAATGAGACGGTCTGAGGACATGCGGGGGTGAAATGAGACGGTCTGAGGACATCCGAGGGTGAAATGAGACGGTCTGAGGACATCCGAGGGAGAAATGAGACGGTCTGAGGACATCCGAGGGAGAAATGAGACGGTCGGAGGACGTGCGGGGGTGAGATGAGACGGTCGGAGGACGTGCGGGGGTGAGATGAGACGGTCGGAGGACGTGCGGGGGTGAGATGAGACGGTCGGAGGAATCCTGTTTGAAAAGATGCCGTATGTCTTTCCTTTGTTTGCATTTACCTGCTATGGTTTGTTGTTTTCATGGTAGAAAAGTATTTAATAAGTGACACATCAGTACAGAAACACACGGAGCTTATAGCTTGTCCTTTAAAACCAGGATGGCCAAGTGAAAAGTCAATACAGattcttatttttactatttaaaaaaatcaaagggaCACACTGGGCATTGAactatgttttttcttctttctagagaTGATGTAAGTGTTTTCTGATAAGTAATCTACCACACATTGTACTAAAGCAGAGCAGCAAACAGCCAGGAAAGCTGTGCCCTGCCTGCTCCTCCCGCTGGGCTGCTCCTCCCGCTGGGCTGCTCCTCCGGCTGGGCTGGACCAGTGGAACAGCATCTCGgtaggaaaggaagaaactgcagaGTCTCTAACCCAGAGAGCCTAACAAACTGGTTTATACAGAAAAGATCTTCAGCAaacacagtaacatgctgtaagAATATGTTTTACTCTATTTCTAgcgcacacatacatgcataggTGCCTAGTCAAATAGGAACGAATGCCAATGTAGAAAGCATTTTTGCCTTCACAGCACTAACACCTAAAACGCACACGGCATATAATACTTTGATCTTTAAGTGGATAATCATGGAAGTCTCAAGATCGCATCCACTAGGTTAGCCTGAGTATTcatttataaatacacatatttttaaaataatgctttggcagggcgcagtggctcaccctgtaatcccagcactttgggaggccgaggtgggcggatcacgaggtcaggagatcaagaccatcctggctaatacggtgaaaccccgtctctactaaaaatacaaaaaattagccaggtgtggtggcgggcgcctgtagtcccggctactttggaggctgaggcaggagaatggcgtgaacccaggaggcggagcttgcagtgagccgagatcacgccactgcactccagcctgggcgacaaagcgagactccgtctcaaaaaaaaaaaataaaataaaataatgcttcaAAGAGACTTCTAGAAACAGTGGGACTACATCTGGACCAGAATGAAGTGACACAAGGACTGCAAATATTAAGACTAGGGGTGGCTTTTCACGTGGAGCTTTTATGTAGAGGACATCTCTTTCTGTTGATTCCTGCAGCTGAGACAAGCTGTGATCACAGGAGATTCCAAAATCTCAAGCTGGGCTTGAGTAACACCCTAGATAGACATCAGGAACCCCATTGAGGGTGAAGTACTGAAACTGATTCATGTGAGAAAGAGATGCAAATGTGTAAAGATTCACGCAGAGCCTGCTGGGACAGAGGGTGGAGGTGGATTCGTCCACACGTACACACCAGCGGTGTGCTCAGGTGGTGGCCGTGGGTTTGTCCGCACGTACACACCAGCGTGTGTGCTGGGGAAGGGCCCCCCAGATGGAGTGCTTGACATGGGCTCGCTCCAGAGGCGTCTGACTCAGAAGCTCCTGAGCGAAGTGTCTACTTGCGGGGGGAGGAGTACTACGGTTAATGGATACAAGAAGGTGTTTCGGGAGAAATAGGTCTAGAAGGGTTAGgtcattttggttttgacctgTCAATACTTAACATAAATGAAGAGTTACAAAATAGAGTCAGTCTTTTTCCAAGATGTATTCTGTCATCATGAGCTGAGCCTCTTGGGCCGGTGACATCCAGAATGTTCCCAGTTCATTGGCTGGCGGGAGGACCCAGTGCCGCAGATTGTTCCGGGAAGCTGGCACAGATGATTGACACAGCGAAGTCACCACCAAGCAACTGCTTAAGTCTGGTCCTCGGTCCTCGGTCTTCTTTTTCTGCTCTGTAGTCCAAAGAATCTGTGAAGGTAGCAGCATGTCCAGTGTGTCACCCGCTGCTTCATTTTTATGGTGCTGTGATGTGATGGTGAAAGCTGCCGTGTTGAGTCCAGGAATCCGCTGCAGCAGCTGTTCTTCAATACAGTTTTCTACCCAAAAAAAGgaattcaggccgggcacggtggctcatgcctgtaatcccagcacttcgggaggctgtggctggtggatcacctgtggttggAGGTTCGAGACCAgttgaccaacgtggagaaaccatgtctctactaaaaatacagtattagctgggtgtggtggtgggcacctgtaatcccagctactcgggaggctgaagcaggagaatcgcttgaacccgtgtggcggaggttgcagtgagctgagatcgtgtcattgcactctagcctaggcaacaagagtgaaactccgtctcaaaaaaaagaaaaagaaat encodes:
- the LOC112609213 gene encoding ADP-ribosylation factor-like protein 2-binding protein translates to MRVGPQAGQESIGAAVMDALEEESFVLSFSSTSDESDIVVGYLDDIIMDDEFQLLQSNFTNRYDLEFEDMEENKLTYTSIFNEHISLVENCIEEQLLQRIPGLNTAAFTITSQHHKNEAAGDTLDMLLPSQILWTTEQKKKTEDRGPDLSSCLVVTSLCQSSVPASRNNLRHWVLPPANELGTFWMSPAQEAQLMMTEYILEKD